One window from the genome of Cryptomeria japonica chromosome 6, Sugi_1.0, whole genome shotgun sequence encodes:
- the LOC131044229 gene encoding pentatricopeptide repeat-containing protein At2g03880, mitochondrial: MVFPLWNPKPEKIYYLRGLLLHHCPRLATTAAFQKQSNICNIYPENVRSLCEEGRLNEALRILCDFDHALDCSTYVSLLQGCINNRALPQGKLVHAHIIQMGFGADKFLFNRLVGFYVKCVSLEDARKVFDKMPERDYFSWNAMIAAYTRQGIAREALELFHLMPGEGIQPNQFTFSSILPACSDLASLERIHEKIIKSGIELDMVVESALVDMYAKFGCIESARNLFDKMSHRDDVSWMVMIAGYVQNGWAEEALKLYQVMRLTGLKLNSNTFASILPACAYLGTLEQGIEIHEEIIRSGVESDVYVGSALVDMYAKCGSIKKAREVFDKMPRQDVVSWTAMIAGYAVHGCAEEALILFQEMKDSGVRPNHVTLLCVLSACCHAGLVDEGYKHFNNMRGYYRITPRMEHYRCMVDLLGRAGQLEEAQDFINRMPIEPDAAIWRCLLAACRYHNNIDLGEHVAAQALKLDSQYDTPYVLLSNMYAEAGRWDDLEKVRKLMKDRGIKKTPGRSWIELNKHVHVFYGGDRSHPQTEQIYAKLETLAKQMRAAGHVPHRQFALADVEEEQKEQILCHHSEKLAIAFGLLNTPPGTTILVIKNLRVCGDCHSAIKFTSDISAREIILRDTNRYHHFKNGQCSCGDYW; the protein is encoded by the coding sequence ATGGTATTTCCATTATGGAATCCCAAACCCGAGAAAATTTATTATTTGCGTGGTCTGCTCCTTCACCATTGCCCTCGACTGGCTACGACTGCTGCTTTTCAAAAACAAAGCAATATCTGCAATATATATCCCGAGAATGTAAGAAGCCTCTGCGAAGAGGGTCGATTGAACGAAGCCCTGCGCATATTATGCGATTTCGATCATGCCCTAGATTGTTCTACATACGTTTCTCTCTTGCAGGGATGCATTAATAACAGGGCATTGCCACAGGGTAAATTAGTACATGCCCACATCATTCAGATGGGCTTTGGAGCAGATAAGTTTTTATTTAACAGACTTGTTGGCTTTTACGTGAAGTGTGTAAGTTTAGAGGATGCACGGAAAGTGTTTGACAAGATGCCTGAACGAGATTACTTCTCGTGGAATGCGATGATTGCTGCATATACAAGGCAAGGGATTGCAAGGGAGGCGTTGGAACTATTTCACCTAATGCCTGGAGAAGGAATCCAACCCAATCAGTTTACGTTTTCCAGCATTCTTCCGGCATGTTCAGATTTGGCATCCCTGGAGAGGATTCATGAAAAGATAATTAAGagtgggattgagttggacatggtTGTGGAGAGTGCGCTTGTGGATATGTATGCGAAATTTGGTTGTATAGAGAGCGCACGCaatttgtttgacaaaatgtctcatCGAGACGATGTCTCTTGGATGGTAATGATTGCTGGGTATGTGCAGAATGGATGGGCAGAGGAGGCTCTGAAGCTCTACCAGGTAATGAGATTGACAGGTTTGAAGCTGAACTCGAATACGTTTGCTAGCATTCTGCCAGCTTGCGCTTACCTGGGCACTCTTGAACAGGGCATAGAGATCCATGAGGAGATAATTAGAAGCGGGGTTGAATCTGATGTCTATGTGGGGAGCGCTCTTgtggatatgtatgcaaaatgtggaagcataaagaAGGCTcgtgaagtgtttgacaaaatgccccGACAAGATGTTGTGTCGTGGACAGCTATGATTGCAGGTTACGCCGTTCATGGTTGTGCTGAGGAGGCACTAATTCTTTTTCAAGAAATGAAAGACTCGGGTGTTAGGCCAAACCACGTTACGTTACTTTGTGTCTTGTCTGCATGTTGCCATGCAGGCCTGGTGGATGAGGGCTACAAGCACTTCAATAACATGAGAGGGTATTATAGGATTACCCCTAGAATGGAGCATTACAGATGTATGGTGGATCTCCTTGGCCGAGCCGGTCAACTTGAAGAAGCACAAGATTTCATTAACAGAATGCCTATAGAACCTGATGCTGCTATTTGGAGGTGTTTGCTTGCTGCTTGTAGATATCATAACAATATAGACCTTGGAGAACATGTAGCAGCACAGGCATTGAAGTTGGATTCCCAGTATGATACACCTTATGTGCTTCTCTCAAACATGTACGCCGAAGCTGGGAGATGGGATGACCTTGAAAAGGTGCGAAAATTGATGAAAGACAGAGGCATTAAAAAGACACCAGGACGCAGCTGGATTGAGCTCAACAAGCATGTCCATGTTTTCTATGGAGGAGACAGGTCACACCCGCAAACAGAACAAATCTACGCAAAGTTGGAGACCTTAGCTAAGCAGATGAGGGCCGCAGGGCATGTTCCTCATAGACAATTTGCTCTGGCTGATGTGGAAGAGGAACAAAAGGAACAAATACTTTGCCACCATAGTGAGAAGTTGGCAATAGCATTTGGCCTGCTAAACACGCCACCTGGAACAACTATTCTAGTTATCAAGAATCTTCGAGTGTGTGGTGATTGCCATTCAGCAATTAAGTTCACCTCAGATATTAGTGCACGTGAAATTATTTTAAGGGATACCAACAGGTACCATCATTTTAAAAATGGTCAGTGTTCTTGTGGGGACTATTGGTGA